A single region of the Drosophila takahashii strain IR98-3 E-12201 chromosome 2R, DtakHiC1v2, whole genome shotgun sequence genome encodes:
- the RabX1 gene encoding uncharacterized protein RabX1 — protein MRGIEGKVVVLGSRGVGKTRLVIRYIKNTLHRSESEVPTIAVSFFTCNIILDEVKIKLQIWDTAGQERYRAVAPMYYRNANAAILVFDLTQYKTFTEIKSWIQELHRNVQDPMILTLVGNKMDMQQQRAVSREEAFVFATSIGATYFETSTETDQGLEQVFISTAQGLVRLADEGKSPSLRSFESSDSLAYTNTNTAFSHTVAALARSPGNAAFRLPYVDIGLAVEGEDVKTNGVGRLETAPWSIEHIALGEVERPSWCCY, from the exons GTGTGGGCAAAACGCGTTTGGTCATCAGGTACATAAAGAACACCTTGCACAGGAGCGAGAGCGAGGTGCCGACGATAGCTGTGTCCTTCTTCACGTGCAACATCATCCTGGACGAGgtcaaaattaaattgcaa ATCTGGGACACAGCTGGCCAGGAGCGCTATCGGGCGGTGGCGCCCATGTATTATAGGAACGCCAATGCTGCCATTCTGGTCTTCGATCTGACGCAATACAAGACCTTCACGGAGATCAAGTCGTGGATACAGGAGCTGCATCGCAATGTCCAGGATCCGATGATACTGACGCTGGTGGGGAATAAGATGGatatgcagcagcagcgagcTGTTTCGCGGGAGGAGGCTTTCGTGTTTGCCACCTCCATTGGGGCCACCTACTTTGAGACCTCCACGGAAACGGATCAGGGACTGGAGCAGGTCTTTATCTCCACGGCCCAGGGATTGGTTCGCCTGGCGGACGAGGGCAAGAGCCCCTCGCTGCGTTCCTTTGAGTCGAGTGATTCGCTGGCCTACACCAACACCAACACTGCCTTCAGCCACACGGTGGCCGCCTTGGCCAGAAGTCCGGGTAACGCCGCCTTCCGTCTGCCCTACGTGGATATTGGCCTGGCCGTGGAGGGCGAGGACGTGAAGACCAATGGCGTGGGACGGCTGGAGACGGCGCCCTGGAGCATCGAGCACATTGCCCTCGGCGAGGTGGAGCGGCCCAGCTGGTGCTGCTACTAA